A window of Candidatus Pantoea floridensis contains these coding sequences:
- a CDS encoding M91 family zinc metallopeptidase translates to MITQSALFKNFTIEYSEERQFKLAEYALSKIGSKPIGFSMLIEMNNMAKGETKINIFPNKEGGSATGMMLTESQFQKYPNISNLPDVKWKIERAKTIVADKSIGGEGQPTSAFIVWNTKEANYVSDTGKNARVEDEKMSFVTLAHELVHAYWIMKGKTLGIKPDINGVHNMEEWRAIGINNFLNDRFTENNIRREHGLPLRLQYAGENFIR, encoded by the coding sequence ATGATTACGCAAAGTGCCTTATTCAAAAATTTCACTATTGAATATTCTGAAGAAAGACAGTTTAAACTTGCAGAATATGCATTATCAAAAATTGGCTCAAAGCCAATAGGATTTTCGATGTTAATCGAAATGAATAACATGGCTAAAGGTGAAACAAAAATAAATATTTTCCCTAATAAGGAAGGAGGGTCTGCTACAGGGATGATGTTAACAGAAAGTCAGTTTCAAAAATATCCAAACATATCAAATCTTCCAGATGTGAAATGGAAGATCGAACGTGCAAAAACAATTGTTGCTGATAAATCGATAGGAGGTGAGGGCCAGCCAACGAGTGCTTTTATTGTCTGGAATACCAAAGAAGCTAATTATGTAAGTGATACCGGAAAAAACGCAAGAGTTGAAGATGAAAAAATGTCTTTTGTCACACTTGCTCATGAACTAGTTCATGCTTACTGGATCATGAAAGGGAAAACTTTAGGAATTAAACCTGATATAAATGGCGTTCACAACATGGAAGAATGGAGAGCGATTGGGATAAACAATTTTCTTAATGATAGGTTCACTGAAAATAATATTCGTCGTGAACATGGGTTGCCTCTCAGATTGCAATATGCGGGAGAAAACTTTATTCGATAA
- a CDS encoding M91 family zinc metallopeptidase — protein sequence MLITNSSYMPNVEIHHHNQDELKKTEAALKKIGSKLKGFLMLSEINNMAQGQTKIRIIPTLYGESTTSSALTESQRKIFPNPDPDNISSQKWEDSIGNRINSIHAIGGNETGTSAIVNWNIREYVHINNSGDSIVSKNSKYSFVTLAHELVHAYWIMRGEGLVVGVDSNGIANMEEWRAMGINNYYNEIFSENSIRQEHGLPMRIRYIPSNIS from the coding sequence CAAATAGTTCTTATATGCCTAATGTTGAAATTCATCATCATAATCAGGATGAATTAAAAAAGACAGAGGCAGCATTAAAGAAAATTGGTTCTAAGCTTAAAGGTTTTTTGATGTTGAGTGAAATCAACAATATGGCTCAGGGACAAACTAAGATAAGAATCATTCCGACATTATATGGAGAAAGCACTACATCATCAGCTTTAACAGAGTCACAACGAAAAATATTCCCTAATCCTGATCCTGATAACATTTCTTCCCAAAAATGGGAGGATAGCATAGGGAATCGGATTAACTCAATACATGCAATTGGAGGTAATGAGACCGGAACAAGCGCTATAGTAAACTGGAATATTCGCGAATATGTTCATATAAATAACAGTGGAGATAGCATTGTTTCAAAAAATAGTAAATATTCTTTTGTCACACTTGCTCATGAACTTGTTCATGCTTACTGGATCATGAGAGGTGAAGGCTTAGTGGTCGGGGTAGACAGTAATGGTATAGCTAATATGGAAGAATGGAGGGCGATGGGGATCAATAATTACTATAATGAAATATTTAGTGAAAACAGTATTCGTCAGGAGCATGGTTTACCAATGCGAATCAGATATATTCCTTCAAATATTTCTTAA